A genomic window from Salvelinus namaycush isolate Seneca chromosome 5, SaNama_1.0, whole genome shotgun sequence includes:
- the LOC120048351 gene encoding persulfide dioxygenase ETHE1, mitochondrial-like, whose product MCSIVNRLKPALAYTLWLQTTGYSRKVPAHIGPGLRTSKQPLESVIIRPYCSRMELGKGPFFRQLFESVSSTYTYLLADTESREAVLIDPVLETVDRDLKLVEELGFNLKVAVNTHCHADHITGTGQLKNRLFGMKSAISKHSGASADILLSDGDKISFGKHYLTVRETPGHTDGCVTLVTGDQGMAFTGDTLLIRGCGRTDFQQGCSRRLYESIHQKIFTLPPQCLVFPAHDYKGQTASTVGEERRFNPRLTKSVEEFVDIMTKLNLPKPAKIDIAVPANLVCGLHEV is encoded by the exons ATGTGTTCAATTGTAAACCGACTGAAACCTGCTCTGGCCTACACGCTGTGGCTACAAACAACCGGGTACTCGCGTAAAGTTCCAGCCCACATCGGCCCGGGCTTACGCACCAGCAAGCAGCCTCTTGAGTCGGTCATCATACGACCTTACTGCTCCAGGATGGAGTTGGGAAAAGGACCTTTCTTCAGGCAG ctgtttgagtcagtgagCAGCACCTACACCTATCTACTGGCTGATACAGAGAGCAGGGAGGCGGTCCTCATTGATCCAGTACTGGAGACAGTGGACAGGGATCTGAAACTTGTAGAGGAACTGGGTTTCAACCTGAAAGTGGCAG TGAACACTCACTGCCATGCAGACCACATCACAGGCACAGGACAGCTGAAGAACAGGCTGTTTGGGATGAAGAGTGCCATCTCCAAGCACAGCGGGGCCAGTGCAGACATCCTGCTATCAGATGGAGATAAGATCAGCTTTGGCAAACAT TATCTGACAGTGAGGGAGACTCCAGGACACACAGACGGCTGTGTGACGTTGGTGACAGGGGACCAGGGCATGGCTTTCACTGGGGACACACTGCTAATCAGGGGCTGTGGAAGGACAGACTTCCAGCAGG GCTGCTCTAGGAGGCTCTATGAATCAATCCACCAGAAGATCTTCACATTACCTCCCCAGTGCCTCGTCTTCCCTGCACATGACTACAAAG GTCAGACGGCCTCCACCGTGGGCGAGGAGAGGAGGTTTAACCCTCGCCTGACCAAGAGCGTGGAAGAGTTTGTGGACATCATGACCAAGCTGAACCTCCCCAAGCCTGCTAAGATAG ATATTGCGGTGCCTGCAAACCTGGTGTGTGGACTCCATGAGGTTTGA